In Rattus norvegicus strain BN/NHsdMcwi chromosome 1, GRCr8, whole genome shotgun sequence, a genomic segment contains:
- the Smokyl-ps1 gene encoding sperm motility kinase Y-like: MKEENIMRKINHPNIVSLLQVIENKTRIYLIMELVEGQQLHQYIRESRHIEEDEARQIFEQILSAVSYCHGKGIVHRDLKLDNIMIDINKKVKVIDFGLCTETQLGQMLNQHCGAYSFGSPELFLGLLYDGMKNDMWTIGVVLYYMVVGKLPFDSVIIQELQKQVVAGVYPAPCGVSEELENFLSQLLTVNPMYRPKASEVMKHAWFKEHGKGFTGHCEELLPLRPDPENLGAMKCMGFQASVIKYSLIKRKHNEEIATYCFLQQQALPGYGCTAQAHQVSPVTAPFPSLDPAAAFRLQRKRSGSLPVLGTLQVSFSHGQVSQYGQKAHPKAGKRTTVAGRLRPLPMTPTQDHYHKCAVSVPCIQTSIFSEKSSNKEIKEDNLLSHRAPLEDKPIPSRVRVRHRGFKVWTRNIANALKNLCCCLPRRKKPRLGQNSISPEK; encoded by the coding sequence atgaaagaagaaaacataatgagaaagatcaaccaccccaacattgtttctctcttacaagtcattgaaaacaaaacaagaatatacctcataatggagctggtggaaggccaacaactccaccagtacatcagagagtcacggcacatagaggaggatgaggctcggcaaatatttgaacagatattatcagcagtgagctactgtcatggaaaggggattgttcaccgagacctcaaactggacaatataatgatcgATATAAACAAAAAGGTAAAAGTCATTGACTTTGGGCTTTGCACCGAAACACAACTTGGACAAatgctaaaccagcactgcggtgcgtactcttttggttccccggaactcttccttggacttctgtatgacgggatgaagaatgacatgtggacaataggagtggtcttgtattatatggtagtgggaaagctcccatttgattcagtgatcatccaagaattacaaaaacaagttgttgcaggggtgtatcctgccccctgtggggtttcagaagaactggagaacttccttagtcaattactaacagtaaatccaatgtatagaccaaAAGCCAGCGAGGTGATGAAACATGCCTGGTTCAAAGAACATGGAAAGGGGTTCACAGGTCAttgtgaagaactgcttcccctcaggccagaccctgaaaaTTTGGGTGCAatgaaatgcatgggatttcaagcctctgtaataaaatactccctaataaaaagaaaacataatgagGAAATTGCAACTTATTgcttcctacaacagcaggctCTCCCAGGATATGgttgcacagcccaggcacatcAAGTGAGTCCCGTTACAGCCCCAttccctagccttgatcctgctgctgcttttagattacaacgaaagaggagtggaagcctgccagttcTTGGCACCTTGCAGGTGTCATTCTCCCATGGTCAAGTATCTCAGTATGGCCAGAAGGCTcatccaaaagcaggcaaaagaaccactgtggctggtcgtctcaggccactaccgatgacacctacacaggaccactatcacaaatgtgccgtgagtgtcccatgcattcaaacaagcatcttcagtgagaagagtagcaataaggaaatcaaagaagacaacctACTCTCCCatagagccccattagaggataagcccatccccagcagagtcagggtccggcacagaggttttaaggtgtggaccaggaatatagcaaatgccctgaaaaatctttgttgctgcttgccaaggagaaagaaacctcgcctggggcagaacagcatCTCACCCGAGAAATGA